GTCAGGACGCAGATACGGCATGAGGATCTTGTCCGTCTTGCGAATGTCTGCAAGACGTTTCACAAGCTTGTGTGAATAGTACAGAGCAGCGGGCATGTATTCATCGGTCTCTGCTGTTGCATAGCCGAACATCATGCCTTGATCTCCGGCTCCGCCGGTGTTCACGCCTTGGGCGATATCAGGTGATTGGCGGTTGATCACATTGATCACTGCGCATGAATCAGCTTCGAAGCGATATTCACCCCGATCATAGCCGATATCGCGAATGACGCCGCGGACAACTTCCGGGAGGTCGATGTAGGTTGTTGTGGTGATCTCACCGCCAACAACGATCATGCCTGTTGTTGCAAAACATTCGCATGCAACGCGACCTGTTGGGTCTTTTGACAAGACCTCGTCGAGTACGGCATCGGAAACTTGATCGCAGACCTTGTCGGGATGTCCTTCAGAGACCGACTCTGATGTGAAGATGTACTGCATGTCTGGAGTGAAAGTTGGGAGAATGCTAATGTGCTAGTGTGCTAATGTGCTAATTCATTGAGAGAGGCGGACGATGGATGCGTCGCCGATGTTGATCGAGGAGAAACGTCCGGTTACTTCGGCGTTTTCTCCGATGATCGACTGGTCGAGTGCTATGTCTGCAACCGTTGCTTGGTCACTGATGATGCTGTCGCGAACGATGCTGTTGCGAACAAGAGCCCCTTTCGAGACAGAAGCATACGGTCCAATAACGGAGTGTTCGACGATGGCAGTTGGGTCTACGTGTACAGGGGGGACAAATACACATCCCTGTGGTGCGGTGGGCATCACGTTTCGCTTCGTAAGAAGGAAACGATTGGTTTGTAGCAAGGTCTCTGGCTTGCCGCAGTCGTACCAGCCATCTACGCTGAAGGTTGTGAACTTCTCTCCCGCGTCAACCATCAATTGAAGGGCATCGGTGAGTTGATATTCACCCTTGGTACGCATGTTGTTTTCAATGAGAGAAGCAAGTGCTGTGCGAAGAGCCTGTGGACGACGAATGAAGTAGAGTCCTACGATGGCCAGATTTGAAACCGGAGTCTCGGGCTTCTCTACCAATCGATTCACGAACCCGCCTTCTTCGATGACAACGCCGAATCGACGAGGATCATCAACGTACTTCACGCCAAGCGAAGAAAACTGACTCGTTGCCAACACAGAAAGGTCTACGTCAAAGACTGTATCACCCAGAATGATGAGCACCGGTTCTTCGTTGAGCGATTCACGCGCGACCCAGATAGCATGGCCAAGGCCTAACATTTCTTCCTGCTCAACGAAACGCACGTTCAGGTCATAGGTAGACCTAACGTAATCTT
This region of Ignavibacteria bacterium genomic DNA includes:
- a CDS encoding NTP transferase domain-containing protein; this encodes MHAIIPVAGIGTRLRPFTHSLPKVLVNVAGKPILGHILDTLVAQGVTSATIITGYKGELVEDYVRSTYDLNVRFVEQEEMLGLGHAIWVARESLNEEPVLIILGDTVFDVDLSVLATSQFSSLGVKYVDDPRRFGVVIEEGGFVNRLVEKPETPVSNLAIVGLYFIRRPQALRTALASLIENNMRTKGEYQLTDALQLMVDAGEKFTTFSVDGWYDCGKPETLLQTNRFLLTKRNVMPTAPQGCVFVPPVHVDPTAIVEHSVIGPYASVSKGALVRNSIVRDSIISDQATVADIALDQSIIGENAEVTGRFSSINIGDASIVRLSQ